From Solwaraspora sp. WMMD1047, the proteins below share one genomic window:
- a CDS encoding aldehyde dehydrogenase family protein, which translates to MADVFVGGRAVPTGGGEPIEVRNPANGRIVDAVPDGGADLVDRAVAAAGAAFAAWRRVPGARRGDLLYEAANAVEAQIPELAPLLTAEHGKPLHESTMELARFVKSLKHYAGLGRNLPGRSVADLDEESTGIVLTRPLGVVGILVRWNYPVTLLGKKLGPALVTGNTVVAKPDESTPLTTLRIAQLMHAAGLPDGVFNVVTGFGESTGAALVDHPDVAKIAFTGSNPNGERVMAAAAGRLARVTAELGGSDPLIVDADADIAAAVSAASWGRFFNCGQACLAVKRVYAHESVYDEVVARLVEKTRKLVVGPGDRPGVTVGPMHGERVRARLLDQLAGTLAGGARVVAGGEVPTGEPFDAGWFMQPTIVVDAGHDAPVATEDTFGPVLPVWPVADLDEAIALANASRYGIASSVWTRDLNAALHAARSLHSGYVWVNSRTRVYDELPFGGVKQSGYGKDHGPEALDFYQDVTSVVLSPG; encoded by the coding sequence GTGGCCGACGTTTTCGTCGGGGGCCGGGCGGTCCCCACCGGTGGCGGAGAGCCGATCGAGGTACGGAATCCGGCGAACGGCCGGATCGTGGACGCGGTGCCGGACGGCGGAGCCGACCTCGTCGACCGGGCGGTCGCCGCCGCCGGCGCGGCGTTCGCGGCCTGGCGGCGGGTGCCGGGCGCCCGCCGCGGCGACCTCCTGTACGAGGCCGCGAACGCGGTCGAGGCGCAGATCCCCGAGCTGGCTCCGCTGCTCACCGCCGAACACGGCAAACCGCTGCACGAGTCCACGATGGAGCTGGCGCGGTTCGTGAAGAGTTTGAAGCACTACGCCGGGCTCGGGCGCAACCTGCCGGGCAGGTCGGTGGCGGACCTGGACGAGGAGAGCACCGGTATCGTGCTCACCCGCCCGCTCGGCGTCGTCGGCATCCTCGTCCGGTGGAACTACCCGGTCACGCTGCTCGGCAAGAAGCTCGGGCCGGCGCTGGTCACCGGCAACACGGTGGTCGCCAAGCCCGACGAGTCGACCCCGCTGACGACCCTGCGGATCGCCCAGCTGATGCACGCGGCCGGCCTGCCGGACGGGGTGTTCAACGTCGTCACCGGCTTCGGCGAGAGCACCGGCGCCGCCCTGGTCGACCACCCCGACGTCGCGAAGATCGCGTTCACCGGTTCCAATCCCAACGGCGAGCGGGTGATGGCCGCCGCGGCCGGCCGGCTGGCCCGGGTCACCGCCGAGCTGGGCGGCTCCGATCCGCTCATCGTCGACGCCGACGCCGACATCGCGGCGGCGGTCAGCGCGGCGAGCTGGGGCCGGTTCTTCAACTGCGGCCAGGCGTGCCTGGCGGTCAAGCGGGTCTACGCCCACGAGTCCGTCTACGACGAGGTGGTGGCCCGGCTGGTCGAGAAGACCCGCAAGCTGGTCGTCGGACCCGGCGACCGGCCCGGGGTCACGGTCGGGCCGATGCACGGCGAGCGGGTCCGTGCCCGCCTCCTCGACCAGCTCGCCGGCACCCTCGCCGGTGGCGCGCGGGTGGTGGCCGGCGGCGAGGTGCCCACCGGCGAGCCGTTCGACGCCGGCTGGTTCATGCAGCCCACCATCGTGGTCGACGCCGGCCACGACGCGCCGGTCGCCACCGAGGACACCTTCGGGCCGGTGCTGCCGGTCTGGCCGGTCGCCGATCTCGACGAGGCGATCGCACTGGCGAACGCCTCCCGGTACGGCATCGCCAGCTCGGTCTGGACCCGGGACCTCAACGCCGCCCTGCACGCGGCCCGCAGTCTGCACAGCGGCTACGTCTGGGTGAACAGCCGGACCCGGGTCTACGACGAGCTGCCGTTCGGCGGGGTCAAGCAGAGCGGCTACGGCAAGGACCACGGCCCGGAGGCGCTCGACTTCTACCAGGACGTCACGTCCGTGGTGCTGTCACCCGGCTGA